A genomic segment from Excalfactoria chinensis isolate bCotChi1 chromosome 15, bCotChi1.hap2, whole genome shotgun sequence encodes:
- the TLDC2 gene encoding LOW QUALITY PROTEIN: TLD domain-containing protein 2 (The sequence of the model RefSeq protein was modified relative to this genomic sequence to represent the inferred CDS: inserted 2 bases in 1 codon), whose translation MRGLRAHYHLLSGTAACFCPAALLQSSRGVGCTHSCGWPRLVTSCTLAQTRTLELCNAGTAWQGTXHGMAACVGSGAGGSAQCPPPQLQPDQDEDLPTDCTEPDSEEQPGWEGAPVTPPAPEEPCRLVLSTPSSILQEREIEELGPHLPTRLRQEPWSLLYCTARDGFSLRTLYQCTGRLSSPALLLIRDTEAQAFGAFSTSPIHVSNGFYGTGETFLFSFSPELKVFRWTGRNSFFLKGDVDLLMVGGGSGKFGLWLDGDLHHGGSCPCETFNNESLSPREEFCVRDLEVWGLA comes from the exons ATGAGGGGACTCCGTGCCCACTACCACCTCCTG TCTGGAACAGCCGCTTGcttctgccctgctgccctTCTACAATCAAGCAGGGGTGtgggctgcacacacagctgtggaTGGCCGAGGCTTGTCACCAGCTGCACCCTGGCCCAAA CCCGCACCCTTGAGCTGTGCAATGCTGGGACTGCCTGGCAGGGCAC CCATGGAATGGCAGCATGTGTTGGGAGCGGGGCAGGAGGCTCAGCCCAGTGCCCACCCCCCCAGCTCCAG CCTGACCAGGATGAAGACCTGCCCACAGACTGCACAGAGCCAGACAGTGAGGAGCAGCCGGGCTGGGAGGGGGCCCCAGTGACACCTCCAGCCCCAGAGGAGCCATGCAGGCTGGTGCTGAGCACGCCAAGCAGCATCCTGCAGGAAAGGGAGATTGAGGAG CTGGGCCCCCACCTGCCCACCCGGCTGCGGCAGGAGCCCTGGAGCCTGCTGTACTGCACTGCGCGGGATGGCTTCAGCCTGAGGACCCTGTATCAGTGCACCGGCCGGCTGagctccccagcactgctgctcatcCGTGACACTGAGGCGCAG GCCTTTGGTGCCTTCTCCACCAGCCCCATTCACGTGAGCAATGGCTTTTATGGCACGGGGGAAAcattcctcttctccttctccccagAGCTGAAG GTGTTCAGGTGGACGGGCAGAAACAGCTTCTTCCTGAAGGGAGATGTGGACCTGCTGATGGTCGGTGGGGGCAG CGGCAAGTTTGGGCTGTGGCTGGACGGGGATCTGCACCATGGGGGGAGCTGCCCCTGCGAGACCTTCAATAACGAGAGCCTCTCGCCGCGGGAGGAATTCTGTGTCCGGGACCTGGAGGTGTGGGGCCTGGCCTGA
- the PIGU gene encoding phosphatidylinositol glycan anchor biosynthesis class U protein — MAAPLVLAVLAAVTVRAALYRSSLAAFIAERVEVASPLNAWKRVVEGLALLDLGVSPYSGAIFHETPLIIYLFHFLIEYAELVFMITDVLTAVALYLAIQDYNKVVFKKQKLLIELDKYAPDVAELIRTPMEMHYIPLKVALVYLLNPYTVMSCVAKSTCAISNTVIAFFILATIRGSAFLSAVFLALATYQSLYPITLFAPALLYLLQRQFIPIKPKSKSFWLFTMQYAALYLCSLVVVICLSFFLLNSWDFIPSVYGFILSVPDLTPNIGLFWYFFAEMFEHFSLFFVCVFQINVFFYTIPLAVKLKEHPVFFMFVQLAIISIFKSYPTVGDVALYMAFLPVWSHLYRFLRNIFILSCMLIACSLLFPVLWHLWIFAGSANSNFYYAITLTFNIGQILLISDYFYAFLRREYYLTHGLHLTRQDGTEAMLVLK, encoded by the exons ATGGCGGCTCCGTTGGTGCTGGCGGTGCTGGCGGCCGTGACGGTGCGCGCCGCGCTGTATCGCTCCAGCCTCGCCGCCTTCATCGCCGAGCGGGTCGAGGTGGCGTCGCCGCTGAACGCCTGGAAGCGAG tGGTCGAAGGATTAGCTCTGCTGGATTTAGGGGTCTCACCATATTCTGGAGCTATTTTTCATGAG ACCCCATTGATAATATATCTCTTTCACTTCCTGATTGAATATGCTGAATTGGTCTTCATG aTAACTGATGTACTAACAGCTGTTGCCCTTTACTTGGCCATCCAGGACTACAACAAAGTTGTG ttcaaaaagcaaaagctcCTAATAGAGCTGGATAAATATGCACCAGATGTGGCTGAGCTCATCCGGACGCCCATGGAAATGCACTACATCCCCCTCAAAGTAGCACTGGT CTATCTGTTAAACCCCTACACTGTGATGTCTTGCGTGGCAAAGTCCACCTGCGCCATCAGCAATACTGTCATTGCATTCTTCATTCTGGCTACAATAAGAG gTAGTGCcttcctcagtgctgtgttcCTGGCCTTAGCAACATACCAGTCACTCTACCCCATCACGTTGTTTGCTCCAGCACTCCTTTACCTTCTGCAG cgTCAGTTCATACCAATAAAACCGAAAAGTAAAAGCTTCTGGCTGTTCACCATGCAGTATGCAGCCTTgtacctgtgcagcctggtggTGGTCATCtgcctctctttcttcctcctcaactCGTGGGATTTCATCCCATCTGTTTACGGGTTTAT CCTTTCCGTTCCAGATCTGACACCCAATATTGGCCTTTTCTGGTACTTCTTTGCAGAGATGTTTGAACACTTTAGtcttttctttgtatgtgtGTTTCAAATCAATGTGTTCTTCTACACCATTCCCTTGGCAGTAAAGCTAAA GGAACACCCTGTGTTCTTCATGTTTGTTCAGCTCGCAATCATTTCTATCTTCAAGTCCTATCCCACGGTGGGAGATGTTGCACTGTATATGGCCTTCCTCCCAGTCTGGAGCCACCTTTACAGGT tccTTCGGAACATCTTCATCCTGTCATGTATGCTCATTGCCTGCTCCCTCCTGTTCCCTGTTTTGTGGCATCTCTGGATTTTTGCAGGAAGTGCCAATTCCAATTTTTATTACGCCATCACGTTGACCTTCAACATAGGGCAG ATCCTGCTCATTTCGGATTACTTCTATGCCTTCCTGCGGCGGGAGTACTACCTCACTCATGGACTCCATTTGACGAGGCAAGATGGGACAGAGGCCATGCTTGTTTTGAAGTAA